The genomic window ttttttgttttttcgtgtGGTTTTCTGTTTTATAACAACAAGGTTTCGCGTATTTCTTGGTAATAACAATTATAGGGTCCGTTTTTTTAACTTCTACCATATACaaagcaaaaataatattaataacattataatataatatatatagtgGTTGTATGTAGTTTAcctttaattattaatttttgtttatatgtatatatatatatatatatatataatatttataattacaattatatatatatatatatatatatatatatatatatttaatttaatagtAAGGCGATTTGATTCTCGGATTTTTAAAGGCATTAaggtttctttcttttttttttcttaattttttcttgttttctttctcctatcaatatttttactgCAAAGTCGATACTAGCACTattaatatatgtgtataggGTTTCTTACTTCAATTATGACATTTACACAATTTGCCcaaacaaatttgaacaaatttttaaacgctCAAAGTCTAGGAAGCGGCAACATTTTTACCCCTCTGTGATCAATCGTAATTCACAATAATCGTCGATGTACGTACGAAGTTGAATCTAAAAGaaggagttgaaaaaaagtaatgacTATACCGTCCCTATGACTACGAAGCTAGGAAGTGCAGTGCCCTATAAAACACGGCCGTTAAGTAAAGCACAATTACCTTTAAGTTACCTTCGCCGATTGAGGGCGTTGGCGAGATAATCCCCATTAGACCAGTTTACTAAACACCACTCTGCATggttattatttcattaaattttttgtttctcttattTATATCTCGTTTCTCATTCCGTCTTACAAATTTCCCTATTTACGCGCTGAAGTATGAGTACATTATTATGTAAAGTATATATTTAGTCGCTAAGATGTAACGCCGTTTCTGCCCATCATTCGTTTCGAGGGTAAGAATGACGACGTTCGAAATcaaatattgtttataaaaaaaaaaaaagcatataCGAATGCCAATCAAATATCGCTATACATTTATAAGACACAGCAGtttgttatttaatttatttattcttttttccgttttttgtcgattaataaaaattttcgtttaattGAAAGAAGTTCAacgtatatattttaaatCGACACGCGGGCGTTGCATCATAGCGAGAGAGTATGGCTTGTGAAGAGATATGACATCGTGgacgttttttctttgtttttcttcctcttcagAACGTCAAATTTACATCAACTTCTGCTTGGCGCACTCCGGACAGATAATATCATCGGCGTCAGTGATGAATCCACGACCGACCAGAGACGTCTTGCATCCGGCACAAATGAAACAGTCGTTATGCCAGTGCCGATCTTCGAACGAGATGAAACGCGTGCCACCAATTCCTGTtaacaaatttcaacgaacgttaataaattcaaaattcatcgaacCTGAACTCTGGCCTTACTCAGTGTCATCACGGAAAGAAATTTAAGTACGTCGAGTTCTCATAGTACACTGAACAGAGATGACTGAGATGAGTTCCTAAGTATCCACAACGTCATTTAATAATAACGTAAGACTAAATTGTTAACAAAAcctgtttgaaatttaatacacATTTGTTAGAAGCATTTTCGCAGATACAGtccatgaaaattcaaacacgATATTGACAATTGAAAGAGTgtgttttaataataaattcaccgtgtagtaatattattatgcCAGTGTACTTTGTCAATCGCATGTATCTAAAGGAATTTCAAGCTGAAAGTATagcaaaatgaaaacaaattgtgAATATGAAGTTAGGGTTTTATATTAAACTGACTTCACCGCCGAATTGATTTCAATGAAAAGTTATGAAACTTAACATCAATTTGTCTTGTTATTGTCGGAGACTATACCATACAATTGATATACCGCGTGACACTTTTGTGATATTTGTGTCTTTAATTCTTCCACGGATTCTTCTtcacaattgaaaatttcagttttacaTTTACTAAAAATGTTTAACTATAGTatagaatatgtatataataagatatttttcaaattcctatTCACAATGcaattttgaatgaatttacGAACCCAGTTACTAGCCAAATTCTGTCAATTTTCAGAACGTTTCAGTAAATTAACGGTGTAATAGTCACAAATTTAAAATCTGATTACCAATTCCGAAATTTACATGGTAATTTTTTGGGCATTGCTTAAATCTGATACTGTTAGGGAtttcgtataatatttatacctgAACAAGTTGAGTAGATTCAGAAGAAAATTCCGTAATTTCCAAAAACTGTTAGGATACTTTTAAAATACTGTACGACgaaatttataatacacatGAGTGATATTTGAACCTAGTTACGGGATATTTGAAATTGCAGAGCAAAATTAATAGAGATGTACATTGATTCCTTTTGCGACAATATActcgtatttttaattttaacagaCTCTAATCGAATTTCTTTGTACATGTATCTGGTAATTTCAGTAACATGTTTGGTAAATTCCAAATGCTGTACTGTAAAAGTATAGTAAATTTACAAACATAACAAATTTACCAAAACagtttaataaattcaaaatacgctttttcgtttttctaaGCAGGAAgcaaaattaagaaaattgattGCAAATTTGATGAGAATGCTGAGTAACTCATTTTCAAGCAacaagttttcattttgtcaGACTTTTGTGGAGTGAATATGTGGCAAATTTGCAAAGATTTTTAACAGTTTTAACAAACAGTTTATTAGGGCTCAACATTTTCTACAAGACTCTTAACGATGCATGTTCCTACCACAGCCAAATATTGTACGGTTATCAATATTATCACATCACGTGTTTGGACAATTCTTAAACGAGTTTTTAACTCGGTTTTTAACGTTAAATGCCCTGTATCGTAATATTCCATGTTACATGCatcgtatttttaattcagcGGCGGTTAATATTCTAAACtgcattatatttttaatgctCTGTTAGTTACGAATAGGTTACTatacaattattgtaattttcactaaaaaatCTATCATTACAACGCGTAATTGGGAAATTTCTCAGCGGGTTTTGATTTCCGCTATCGTGTGTATTAAACCTTGCAtcaatatataaaaattaatgtgCGAGTATGAATTTAGCTAAACAAGGGTATTATATGAATGGTTGTTTCAAAAACCTAATTAGTAAATATCACATAATTTTGCATTGTGaatttgttgtaaatttaAGATCTTTTTTAACAGTGTACGTTTGTTACTAAATAATTTTAACTGTTACTAAAAACAGCCACACTGTTCtaaagaaatttgaataaaattttcgttatcATGGTTATCAGTGTCCTTCTACGAAACTTTTTCGACGTGGTATAAAATTGAGTAAGAGGATTTTTACCAGTGATGGGTTTGGTGCATGCAGTGCATCTCTTTGCAAAAATCTCTCCGAAGCAGTCGGCGCAGTATGGTTTTTCATCGCGAGATGTGAATCGTTGACCGGCCAATGACGTGCTGCAGTTGCTGCAGGTGAAGCACTCCCTGTGCCAGGGTTCGTTCTTGTAGGTTACGCCACCGCTGGTGATGATCTGCAGAGCATTAAAAGTTGCTTCGTGTTAAAGCCAAGTTTTATCATATCCCGATGTCAAATTTGCAGATCAAATTGTagtttattaataaaaatctcGCTGGTTATTCTCGATTTGTTATCATCTTCAGCTTCGTTTctaatcaaaattcaaatatttcacattCGTATCTGTGAACGATGGAAAAATATCACAACACCTGGTAGATGTACAATTCGATGTGACCAAAGTTGTATAAGGAAAATTCTCTAACAAATTTATATTGTCAGAACTTCGCTCATTGTCGTTGCCGATGCTTTCTAAAACTTGGACAGGCCTTGCGGATCGAAAAATTGTGGATTCTGCACGATTCGTAACAACATTAATACGAAGTGAAACCATAAGCTCAAAGGTTTGCGATACGTGACACGTTAAGATAGCATTTTGCATTTCAATAACGAAGTAGGTACACCTTTATTTCTCTGCTGATTTAAATACAAAGGATACTACTTTGAAAACGTTTCACAACTGTATtgcaatatttatattatagttGTATATTAAATTCTTCAACTATTCCTGGTTTTCCAGACTTTTAACCAACCATGCTGAATCAATTATAACCATCGATCGAGTATTTCTCACAGGAAACGAGCAGCGCAATATTCGCAAGAAATTCTTACCTTGTTGCACTTGACGCATCGCGTAGCAAACTTGTCCTCGTAACAACCAGCGCAGTAGATTTCTTGCTCGCGAGGGATGAAGCTTTTCGTGCCAATCGGGTTCTTGCAAACAACGCAGCAGAAGCATTTCTCGTGCCACTGCCGGGTCTTGTACTCCATCTTCTTAGTGCCTGAAACAATCGGTAAGTGGCAAATGGATAAAGGATTatctaaacatttttttcacttccttTGAATTTCGATTACGATCAATGTTTCTTTTCAGCATATAATCCGTCAGGTAAATTCGAACTTGGAAGCGAAGTAAAAATGGACGCTGTTAGAAGCAAGTTAATTTTATTCCCACTCTACACTGATTTTCGGAGATTGTCGCAACGAGATGTTATTTCcggtaaaaaaaacaataaaaaaaaaaaagaagagagaaaactgCCGGAGCGTAATAATTTCACCAAAATTAATCTCAAGCGAAAATTACTAATGTGGGTGTCTAAAGCGTATCGCAAGAATACAAGGGTATGATAATTGACCTTTGAACGCATATATATAATCTGCCAATAGACCAAGATCTACAAGTTTCCATTAGTTTCTAGCATTGCGGTTGGCAACGCAGGTCGCCGTGCCAGGAGGAGCCAAGCACGACGGCTAGAACTAAACGCCAAAAATAAAACTGCCATGTTATGGTGAGAGGCATAATTCACAAAGTACGACCCACGTCCCGAGGATCGAATACATCTTTGTCACAGTGACGAATATGATGCGTTGATAGTGGAGGGATCCGCACTGCGGCATAgagtggaaaagaaaagaggaaaaataggggaaaaaaataaaccaaacgTTAAATGACCCAATTCGCGAATTATGAGGTTTGAGGACTATTTGCATTGGCCTTATAGCCGGTTTTATTATATGTCCGGCTGTCCCTTTTCCGGACGATAAATTTTATCGGCGATTCCCATTTATAGCTTTTATCGCACTTCCTTATGTACGATCTGCGGACCGGAAAGAAAGAGGCGTATAAGTGAGGGTATactatactatatatatatatatatatatatatatataaatatcagtattggtataaaaattgttcagaCTCGTTGTGTAACGAAGTTAATTTTGATCTTCGTTAATTGGACGTATGACGTGAACCTTGTACTCGACGGTCAGAATTACTCGTTTTGAAGTAAATTGGCCCGCGATTAATTGACCAGAAATAAAACCGGTTCTATCAATCTCGAATTATTCCCAACCCACGAACTTTCTCGCTCTCGAGTTTCAGGCAATCCAATCAGTGACGTATGATACCTGATATTTGCTATTCTTAGTCCATTCGCGAATCGACTTTAGCTGAACTCAATCGATGAAAAACCGTCAGATTCATCTTTTAGTCATACTATCGCGCGATTATATCCGTAGAAGGTGATTTCCACGCAGCCGAAGTGACAATTAATTGCATCTTGTTAATCGCACCGCCGCAGCTTATTGAGAGAGCAGGTTGATCATTGTCATGTAGATCACGCACCGCTGCTGTAGAGAGCGATGTCATTAATCCATTTAACATCGTTTCAGACGCGCTAGCTCGTGACCGAATAACATTAATTAAATCGAACGTTGCGTCAATCATTCATAAAACAAGTTCGATCGTATATCAATCATTGTCACGATCGAcccaatttttattcaatctttAACCGAtgacttatttatttttcaaacatacgTCGCACAGAAGAAGCGCAAAGAAAGTATTACGACGAGATAAAAGTATATAGCCGTAAGGAGAATGATCCGCCCGGATGTGTAACACGTATATAAAGCTTTCTCATTAATTCATGATTCTGCGACAAATAAGTCGAGAAAACGGATCATTACGAGTGAACAAattgagaaagagagaaagaatagAGCGGGATGGGGAAAAGTTATCGTAAATACACATTAAGAACGAAAAAACCATTCGTCATATTTATACTTACGAGTAGAATATTAAAACACAATCGTCCGCTGTTGTAATTATAGTCGTTACCAGACGACGAATGTATTATTAATTGAAGTGTAACGCCTGTTTAAATAACAATCTTACTTTATCTCCGCAAGGtaattaaatgggaaaaaaagaagaagagggaagcataaatggaaaaatgaaaagaaataaacttTGACCAAAGATATTGCCATATTTGCCTGCGTTCAAGCGTGGGATGCGACCCATTAACAGGTTATGctaattgtaataaatacgtcactacatatgtatacgtacataatgCAGATTGTGAGTATTGGATGGTGGGCGATTCTTTGCCTCACGTACGTCGATATGCCAATATTGGTGTAACATTATGTCAAGATTATACAGATACGTGCGGTACCGACGTAATGTTTTTTCTAGAGATATTGATGATAAATCTGCGGTTACATCTGTTGCTTTACTCCACCAATTCCACCGCTGCCGAATCtccaatattattttataccggTTCGGAATAAGATGCTTTTTGTTCGGAAATAGTTTCATAGTGGGAAAATTTATAATAGCAATAAGTCAAGAAACCCTTTTGGCGTATTAGCGTTCCTTTCATTTATCGATTGATAGATATACGAGCTTTTTGCTGTCGCAAGGTTCAACTTCCCACTTTGTAGGAAAACATCGTGAATAAATGTATCAATTACGACGTGCAGAAATGACTGGATACAAATATGCAGTTCGAGGGTAACGCGTAGTTGCCCTATATGTCTACTATGAAATCATTACAACCGTGATACCATAGCAACAATCTTTCACGATTATACTCCAAGTTGATCGGTGGCCTCTTTCAATCTCTCAACCGATCCAACTAGTTCCCTATATCGACATTGGATCGACTTTAACCTTCTTCCGAACAAGTAGCACGCGATGCAAGACCTAATAGCGATCAGTTTGCGCAGTCCATATAGAACCATTTGTCAGTGCTTTCTAATCGAGCAAGTCATTTTTCACCTTCGAAATTCCATTTGTCGTTGAGTTTCAGATGATTCCGGTATATAGAGTTTCGAGTAATTCTGCGGTAGCATCGCGTGcgaaagtttgaattttttaatttaaatgacAGAATATATATAGAAGTTTACAGAAGCCAAAAAGACAAACGAGTTCAGCGGAATCagtgatttataaaaaaaactttctgaAACTCCTTTCTCGAGATTCTCTGAGAATTGCCAAAAGATTTTTCACACTCTTGTTTATCCTGTAAAACATTTTACCGCGGTATTTTGTTACCCGAGGATTACAAGAGACTTTGACGTACGTCTTGTGTACTTACAAGTTGTTGTATACAATTACTCCGTCAACGTTCATCCGAACCCCATGAATGATGGGCGTTAATTTTGCGTCaagattttttaccgaccgtTACATAACGATCCGGCACGCTAGATCAGGCGTGATATATTGCATGCCCTTTGTACAAGAGGTCAAGACGAGATTGCTAATTCAAGTTTAACGTGATAGACGCTGTTCGTCTTACACCTACGGTTTTGTGTGATTTCCTGACGATGAGTCATTCCGCAGATTAGGCATATTCGCGAATAAAAACGGAGTCACGCGATTAGTAAGATACTTCTGTTTGCGGATCTTGAGAAAATTCTACCTACGCCCGGTGACGAAGAGATTTCTCTCTACTACCGTAAACAAATGTCGACGGAAGATTGTTCGCTTTTGTCAGAATGCCAGGTAAAAACGATAATAACGATACGTAATTCGCGTAACGATAACGAAAAAGCACGTCGCTTGTACAATTATACACGTTTCGTTCGAGCTGCCAAGTTTCGCGTAGTATTCGAATCGACAATAATTACAGTTACATCTTgtgagttgaaaatatttgtgaatTCGTGTATCATTTGACGATGATCGGATAATGATAATGCGgcattatgtataaatatcaTCCTACGTTCACCACGGTGTCTGACACATGAACATATCGCCGTATTATATACAGGGCCATTTTGAGTCTCGCCTAGGACAAAGGTGAAATCACGCAGACCATTATCCGCTGAGATATATAAGCATATTATTCGATTTCCATTCGTTTTTCGCCGTCTATAACATATATACCTACAAACGTGACGGCGTAGTCGgttataaagaaaataattaaacgtcTTATCACCGTTTCGAGTTAGGTCATTGCCTATTCTGGTCAATGACAGAATATGGAGATGTATTTTAAAACGTGACTTAATACCGAGAGTCTACAGACATGCAGATAAATCATTTGAGAACTTTTTTAAGACAAGTGGAAAATTTAACGGTCAATACcgaatatacgtatgtatatacatataatgcatAGCCCGCGGTGTTCTCAAATCCGGAGTACGGTATGTGATCATCCCGCTGCGgtgatcgaagaaaaaaaaaacaatcaattgTTCTTCGAGATCCGCAAACCGGATCAACGATTTCGCACAGGTTTTTCGATCACGAGTAAAATTCTTTTGCTAGAATTCTCTCCGTCGCGACTGGTTTTTCGACAAGATTCCATGTgtacgaaagagaaaaatgtcTTTCATTTAATTCCaaggaaacaaaaacctgCAAAACGAGTATTCTTCCAATTGCGGAGAATCACGTCTGCAGAATATTTGCAATAAACATCGGCAGCGAGTCAATTTTGGCTTGTCAACGCTTTAGATATATATCCTCGACAAAAAAGGATACTGGGTTTTATCGTTCCTGCACGCAAGATTCACGTCTGAAGCCTCGTTGCGATGGTTTAAACCTCTaacgctgaatccgaatctctGCTTAAAGAATTTCTACATCACAATTGAAAAAGTGGTCGAAAGGAAATTTCTCAACGTGGAATCGAAGCAACGAGCATCGAAAAATGCACTAGAGACAAATCAGTCCTTTTTATCGATCGAGGCATTTGGAAATTACGAGGCacgaacaagaaaaaaaataaataaataatagtcTCTAAGCGGGAATATCGCGGTAAGATGCCAGACGGAAATAACAAATACGGCGATCATCAGAGCGTCGGATGTGAGAGACGCGTCATAGATAAACTTAATCTGTTAACCGCGATAAGTCGTGACTACCTACTGCAGCGTCGATTAAAGGAATGTAGGACGCCTCCGCATACCCTAATTAGCCtatgtgtatgtacgtatgtatctACCTACATAACGTGCTCGTCGTTATGGGTAATTTCGTGGT from Neodiprion lecontei isolate iyNeoLeco1 chromosome 1, iyNeoLeco1.1, whole genome shotgun sequence includes these protein-coding regions:
- the LOC107223904 gene encoding four and a half LIM domains protein 2 isoform X11, producing MNKDWHSGHFCCWQCDESLTGQRYVLRDEHPYCIKCYESVFANGCEECSKIIGIDSKDLSYKDKHWHEACFLCNKCRVSLVDKQFGSKVDKIYCGNCYDAQFASRCDGCGEIFRAGTKKMEYKTRQWHEKCFCCVVCKNPIGTKSFIPREQEIYCAGCYEDKFATRCVKCNKIITSGGVTYKNEPWHRECFTCSNCSTSLAGQRFTSRDEKPYCADCFGEIFAKRCTACTKPITGIGGTRFISFEDRHWHNDCFICAGCKTSLVGRGFITDADDIICPECAKQKLM
- the LOC107223904 gene encoding four and a half LIM domains protein 2 isoform X12, coding for MATDALSDRLANKLHLQTKTVGEERIKRAKSKDEDVAILTMFPMESDPKFRCCLGNECFLGDPKKADPGTKKMEYKTRQWHEKCFCCVVCKNPIGTKSFIPREQEIYCAGCYEDKFATRCVKCNKIITSGGVTYKNEPWHRECFTCSNCSTSLAGQRFTSRDEKPYCADCFGEIFAKRCTACTKPITGIGGTRFISFEDRHWHNDCFICAGCKTSLVGRGFITDADDIICPECAKQKLM